The proteins below are encoded in one region of Nitrospira sp.:
- a CDS encoding glycosyl transferase family 2, with product MRGMSPTVAVIIPTLNEATTLHATLQSVRTLGFTECLVVDGGSTDGTPEIVRELSHAASGDCMSPLRLLTCIPGRAQQMNLGAEQSAAQILLFLHADTRLPSDALQAIVSAISDPACVGGRFDVQFDRRTGWSRLIAAFMNRRSRWTGMMTGDQAMFVRAGIFRQLGGFAPIPLMEDLELSRRLKRKGTIAALHTSVTTSYRRWEQEGPIRTILRMWTLRLLYWLGVSPGTLVRYYRFVR from the coding sequence ATGCGCGGGATGTCCCCGACGGTGGCGGTCATCATCCCGACCCTCAACGAAGCCACGACCCTTCATGCGACGCTCCAGTCAGTCCGTACGCTTGGATTTACTGAGTGCCTGGTCGTGGATGGTGGCAGTACCGACGGCACTCCTGAGATCGTCCGCGAGTTGAGCCATGCCGCCTCGGGAGACTGCATGAGTCCGCTTCGTCTCCTCACGTGCATCCCAGGACGCGCACAGCAAATGAACCTGGGCGCCGAGCAGAGCGCAGCGCAGATTTTGCTCTTTCTCCACGCCGATACACGTCTTCCCTCCGATGCCCTTCAGGCCATTGTGAGCGCGATTTCCGATCCCGCGTGCGTGGGCGGTCGCTTCGATGTCCAGTTCGATCGCCGCACCGGGTGGAGTCGTCTTATCGCCGCATTCATGAATCGGCGCTCTCGCTGGACCGGCATGATGACCGGCGATCAGGCGATGTTCGTTCGGGCCGGGATCTTCCGCCAACTCGGCGGGTTCGCGCCCATTCCCCTGATGGAAGATCTCGAACTCAGCCGTCGCCTCAAGCGCAAGGGTACTATCGCCGCCCTTCACACATCCGTCACCACATCCTATAGGAGATGGGAGCAAGAAGGGCCAATCCGTACCATCCTGCGTATGTGGACACTACGCCTCTTGTATTGGCTCGGAGTAAGTCCGGGGACACTGGTCCGGTATTATCGGTTCGTCCGCTGA